The proteins below come from a single Leptospira levettii genomic window:
- a CDS encoding aldolase catalytic domain-containing protein: MKILDCTLRDGGYYTNWDFDNDLVKVYFESFNHLPIDFLEIGYKAFAENYYKGEFYYLPLFLIKKIKSISNKNLAILLNGKDLFESNIEALLLPCVGLIDLVRVAIDPKDLKKSITLIKSIKSLGFKVALNVMYMSKWKTMNSFMTDLPLVNESCDFFYMVDSYGSVYPEDVKEITQSVKSILNIPLGFHGHNNLEMALINSLTALEYGVEIIDSTVTGMGRGAGNLKTELILTHLSSKGLLEFDFNYLSNLVDKFSQLQKLHNWGTNLPYMVSGSNSLPQKDVMEWITKRFYSLNSIVEALQNQKGNLLDKPNVERFKPENKFENVLLIGGGNSVQQHFEAIRSFIYANKSSMSIVHASSTNAYLFKDLDFIPQYFCLVGNEGHRLERVYDNAPFKGICILPPPPRKLGIYKPEIAKDKIFEIEQSTINHPINDTHTILAFEISSILEAKNVYLVGYDGYPKESITSKMHEMFIENQNIFNLVKNRFKLISLLPTLYDVKITSLYSLIE, encoded by the coding sequence ATGAAGATACTGGACTGTACATTACGAGATGGTGGTTACTACACCAATTGGGATTTTGATAATGATTTAGTTAAAGTCTATTTCGAATCCTTTAACCATTTGCCAATCGATTTTCTTGAAATTGGTTATAAAGCATTTGCTGAAAATTACTATAAAGGTGAATTTTACTACCTTCCACTTTTTCTGATTAAGAAAATCAAGTCAATCAGTAACAAGAATCTAGCAATTCTGCTGAATGGGAAGGATCTTTTTGAATCTAATATTGAGGCCTTATTGCTACCTTGTGTGGGTTTGATAGATTTAGTAAGAGTAGCAATTGATCCAAAAGATCTGAAAAAATCAATAACATTAATTAAGAGTATTAAATCATTAGGATTTAAAGTCGCTTTGAATGTGATGTATATGTCAAAGTGGAAAACGATGAATTCATTTATGACAGATTTACCACTAGTAAATGAATCTTGCGATTTTTTCTATATGGTTGATTCTTATGGTAGTGTATACCCAGAAGATGTAAAAGAGATTACTCAATCTGTTAAATCAATATTAAATATACCGCTCGGTTTCCATGGTCACAATAATTTAGAGATGGCTCTTATAAACTCCCTAACAGCTCTTGAATATGGTGTTGAAATTATAGATTCTACTGTTACCGGAATGGGTAGAGGTGCTGGAAATTTAAAGACGGAGTTGATTTTAACACACCTTTCATCCAAAGGTTTATTAGAATTTGATTTTAATTATCTATCCAATTTGGTCGATAAGTTTAGTCAATTACAGAAACTCCACAATTGGGGGACAAATTTACCTTACATGGTCTCTGGTAGTAATTCTTTACCACAGAAAGATGTGATGGAATGGATAACTAAGAGATTCTATTCTTTAAACTCTATTGTTGAAGCCTTACAAAATCAAAAAGGCAACTTACTTGATAAACCAAACGTCGAAAGATTTAAACCAGAAAATAAATTTGAAAATGTCTTATTGATTGGTGGAGGAAATTCGGTTCAACAACATTTTGAAGCTATAAGATCATTTATTTATGCAAACAAGAGTTCGATGAGTATCGTACATGCCAGCTCAACAAATGCATACTTATTCAAAGATTTAGATTTCATACCACAATACTTTTGTCTTGTTGGAAATGAGGGACATAGATTGGAAAGAGTTTACGACAATGCTCCTTTCAAGGGAATTTGCATTCTACCGCCACCTCCTAGAAAGTTAGGCATATACAAACCCGAGATTGCAAAAGATAAAATTTTTGAAATTGAGCAATCTACAATAAATCACCCGATAAATGATACACATACTATTTTGGCATTTGAAATTTCATCAATTTTGGAAGCAAAAAATGTATATTTAGTAGGTTATGATGGATATCCAAAAGAAAGTATAACTTCCAAAATGCACGAGATGTTTATTGAGAATCAAAATATTTTCAATCTAGTCAAAAATCGATTCAAATTAATTTCGCTACTTCCTACATTGTATGATGTAAAAATTACCTCTCTCTATTCTTTGATTGAATAA
- a CDS encoding SDR family NAD(P)-dependent oxidoreductase: MIPTENRVALITGGSSDIGKKIVQKFLENNIKVIAQYNSTDINIENKNLKTIKSSFNKKKDLEDFVQTVFACESNIDFLINATGIIENRNFLECSLEVMNEVFQVNFFSHAFLMQTFFPIMVRQKFGRIVSLSSIGLKFGGSMNSAYYSASKSALEAITRSYAKFGAQSNVLCNTIRVGVIDTKIHKNKDMAERSKMIPVNRLGRPEEIAEMVYFLCSDKSDFITGQEFAVSGGE, translated from the coding sequence TTGATTCCAACTGAAAATAGGGTGGCTCTAATCACTGGAGGGAGTTCAGATATCGGTAAGAAAATTGTCCAGAAATTCCTTGAAAATAACATCAAAGTAATTGCTCAATATAATTCGACCGATATCAATATTGAAAATAAAAACTTGAAAACTATCAAGTCTTCGTTCAATAAAAAAAAAGATTTAGAGGATTTTGTCCAGACTGTCTTTGCTTGTGAGTCGAATATTGACTTTCTAATCAATGCAACAGGCATTATTGAAAATCGTAATTTTCTAGAATGTTCTCTGGAAGTGATGAACGAAGTATTTCAAGTGAACTTCTTTTCACATGCTTTCCTGATGCAAACTTTTTTCCCTATTATGGTTCGACAGAAATTTGGAAGGATTGTCTCATTAAGTAGTATTGGATTAAAATTTGGTGGATCAATGAATTCGGCATATTATAGCGCATCAAAATCTGCCCTAGAAGCGATAACCAGATCCTATGCAAAATTTGGAGCCCAATCGAATGTTCTTTGCAATACGATTAGAGTCGGTGTAATAGATACAAAAATTCATAAAAACAAAGATATGGCAGAGAGATCGAAAATGATTCCAGTGAATCGATTAGGCAGACCTGAAGAAATAGCTGAAATGGTTTACTTTTTGTGTTCAGATAAAAGTGATTTTATCACTGGACAAGAATTTGCTGTAAGTGGCGGGGAATAA
- a CDS encoding cytidylyltransferase domain-containing protein, translating into MRVTALLTGRGNNSLKDKNVLPVFGKPLLYYPATEAKKAELINDFFVSSDCEKILSAAHHLGYEKILRPPEYATPTALHSDVIKHSLEIMKSMDRFPDILVVLLANTVMVKSEWIVNCINEILNDPSLTAAVPVYSDMDHHPYRAKMVNNEGNLEPFFDFSGMAISSNRQELPKSYFLCHNFWVLNLRSIKEGVGYQPWTFMGNRVKPFEVAKAFDVHTIEDIEICKQWLIENNLVPS; encoded by the coding sequence ATGAGAGTAACCGCATTATTGACTGGAAGAGGAAATAATTCTCTCAAGGATAAAAATGTTCTCCCAGTCTTCGGGAAACCATTATTGTATTACCCTGCTACAGAAGCTAAGAAAGCTGAATTAATAAATGATTTCTTTGTTAGTAGTGATTGTGAAAAGATTTTGAGTGCTGCACATCACTTAGGTTATGAAAAAATACTCAGACCCCCTGAATATGCAACTCCAACAGCTTTGCATTCAGATGTTATAAAACATTCATTGGAAATAATGAAGTCAATGGATCGATTTCCAGATATACTAGTTGTGTTACTAGCAAATACTGTCATGGTTAAAAGTGAGTGGATCGTAAATTGTATAAATGAGATTTTGAATGATCCGAGTTTAACAGCTGCAGTACCGGTTTATTCGGACATGGATCATCATCCGTATCGAGCTAAGATGGTTAATAACGAAGGTAATTTGGAACCATTCTTTGATTTTTCTGGAATGGCAATATCATCAAACCGCCAAGAGTTACCAAAGTCATATTTTTTATGCCACAATTTTTGGGTATTAAATCTACGTAGTATCAAGGAAGGAGTAGGTTACCAACCTTGGACTTTTATGGGCAATCGAGTAAAACCATTCGAAGTTGCAAAAGCTTTTGACGTGCATACAATTGAAGATATTGAAATTTGCAAACAATGGCTCATAGAAAATAATTTGGTTCCTTCTTAA
- a CDS encoding HAD family hydrolase: MFESFRQIIWDFDGVILDSNPWRTLGFRETLKDYPEESVQQLIDFHEANGGLSRYAKFDYFFKNILKIELDNDNLNVLLEKFRLIMLKNLIDENLIINDSIQAINLLKDRDMFIISGSDQSELNYICEKLNLRKYFKKILGSPLTKKENIKKLIQEELIDPSLSCLIGDSHNDFEAATEFGIQFYGYNNEKLKGLGNYIESFNDLRNTDGLG, translated from the coding sequence ATGTTTGAATCTTTTAGACAAATTATTTGGGACTTTGATGGGGTAATTTTGGATTCCAATCCATGGAGAACTCTTGGTTTTCGCGAAACTCTAAAGGATTATCCAGAAGAAAGTGTTCAGCAATTGATAGATTTTCATGAAGCGAATGGTGGACTTTCAAGATACGCCAAGTTTGACTATTTTTTCAAAAATATTTTAAAGATTGAGCTAGATAATGACAATTTGAATGTTTTGCTTGAGAAGTTCAGGCTTATTATGTTAAAAAATTTAATTGATGAAAATTTAATTATTAACGATAGCATTCAAGCAATAAATTTACTAAAGGATAGGGATATGTTCATTATATCTGGCTCCGATCAGTCAGAGTTGAATTATATTTGTGAAAAACTTAATCTAAGAAAATATTTTAAAAAAATATTAGGTTCTCCTCTAACAAAGAAAGAAAATATAAAAAAATTAATTCAGGAAGAATTGATTGATCCAAGTTTATCATGTTTAATTGGTGATTCGCATAATGATTTCGAAGCGGCTACCGAATTTGGAATTCAATTTTACGGTTATAATAATGAAAAACTGAAAGGTTTAGGCAATTATATTGAATCTTTCAATGATTTGCGGAACACTGATGGTCTAGGATAG
- a CDS encoding HpcH/HpaI aldolase family protein, giving the protein MNKLEKFKYKCISENTLGYFSKTTDSSLIEASIYSGFDFVIIDMEHGPIQTEMLKHHLMATSRSELISIVRVDSFDSSLIGKVLDLGADGIQIPSVTSVDQVLEVIKLSKFYPIGERGVCRFVRAAEYSNQDRNVYFQKSNDSIIVIQLEGKEGIENFDEIVQIQGVDIIFVGPYDLSQSLGIPGQIEHPIIIEKITELQLKAKAKGIALGTFCDTPHMLKHWRNLNLGYLAYSVDIAIFMEKLKEINSLRIKKDL; this is encoded by the coding sequence ATGAATAAATTAGAAAAATTTAAATATAAATGCATAAGCGAAAATACTCTAGGGTATTTCTCAAAAACGACAGACAGCAGTTTAATTGAAGCTTCAATTTACTCAGGTTTCGACTTTGTTATTATTGATATGGAACATGGGCCTATTCAAACTGAGATGTTAAAACATCACTTAATGGCAACAAGTAGAAGTGAGCTAATTTCAATTGTAAGGGTAGATTCATTTGACTCCAGTTTAATTGGAAAAGTCCTTGATTTAGGTGCGGATGGAATTCAAATACCTTCAGTAACTAGTGTTGATCAAGTTTTGGAAGTGATAAAACTATCTAAATTTTATCCAATCGGTGAAAGGGGAGTATGTCGGTTCGTGCGAGCGGCAGAATATTCAAACCAAGATAGGAATGTGTATTTTCAAAAATCGAACGATTCGATCATTGTAATTCAATTAGAAGGTAAAGAAGGAATTGAAAATTTCGATGAAATAGTTCAAATACAAGGTGTAGATATAATATTCGTAGGTCCTTATGATTTATCCCAATCACTCGGGATTCCTGGACAAATTGAACATCCGATCATTATCGAAAAAATAACTGAATTACAATTAAAAGCAAAAGCAAAAGGAATAGCCTTAGGTACTTTTTGCGACACTCCGCACATGTTAAAGCATTGGAGAAATTTAAATCTAGGTTATTTAGCTTATTCTGTAGATATAGCAATATTTATGGAAAAGCTTAAAGAAATCAATTCCTTGAGGATAAAGAAAGATCTATGA
- a CDS encoding radical SAM/SPASM domain-containing protein has translation MSELKPKVYKKHNSFDNISSRIKEAVEYQKMRSIRVLRDYHDGKIPIQHSIKNKANFTGILKRVESDLTSEIKDPSHSQFEISPFAAEEMYTYSDEELIRFFYHRYRYEIFPQNFELDNYPPALQIEPSSLCNYRCVFCYQTDSNFFKKTNPSMSMMSFEFFKEIVDEINGEIEFVTLASRGEPLMAPDISKILEYSNGKFLNLKLNTNASLLTESKIHSLLSGSVKTLVFSADAAEEPLYSQLRVNGKLDKVLKNIELFRTIREKSYPNTKIITRVSGVKVTEKQDMVSMEKVWGGLVDQIAFVNYNPWENIYESSANGQTKPCSDLYRRMFVWADGTTNPCDSDYKSELNVGKFPDLNISELWQMRKYTNLREAHKSGNRQLVHPCKGCAVV, from the coding sequence ATGAGTGAATTGAAACCCAAAGTTTATAAAAAGCATAATAGTTTTGATAACATTTCTTCGAGAATTAAGGAAGCTGTAGAATATCAAAAAATGCGTTCTATAAGGGTATTACGAGATTATCATGATGGTAAAATTCCTATTCAGCATTCCATTAAAAATAAAGCAAATTTTACGGGAATCTTAAAAAGGGTAGAAAGCGATTTAACAAGTGAAATTAAAGATCCGTCGCATAGTCAATTTGAAATATCTCCATTTGCGGCAGAAGAAATGTATACTTACTCTGATGAAGAATTGATTCGTTTCTTTTATCATAGATATAGATATGAAATATTTCCGCAAAATTTTGAGTTAGATAATTATCCTCCCGCACTACAAATAGAACCTTCTTCTTTATGCAATTATCGATGTGTCTTTTGTTATCAGACTGATTCTAATTTTTTTAAAAAGACAAATCCATCGATGTCGATGATGTCATTTGAATTTTTTAAAGAAATCGTAGATGAAATAAATGGCGAAATAGAATTTGTAACTTTAGCTTCTCGTGGTGAGCCATTGATGGCTCCAGATATTTCAAAAATTTTAGAATATTCAAATGGAAAATTTTTAAATTTAAAACTTAATACTAATGCATCTTTACTTACAGAAAGCAAAATCCATTCATTATTATCTGGTTCTGTAAAGACTTTGGTTTTTTCTGCCGACGCCGCAGAAGAACCGCTTTACAGTCAATTGAGAGTAAATGGAAAATTGGATAAAGTTCTTAAAAATATTGAACTATTTCGTACTATAAGAGAGAAAAGCTACCCCAATACGAAAATCATTACAAGAGTTTCAGGAGTTAAAGTTACCGAAAAGCAAGATATGGTTTCAATGGAAAAAGTTTGGGGTGGGTTGGTTGATCAAATTGCTTTTGTAAATTACAATCCATGGGAGAATATCTATGAATCGTCAGCAAATGGGCAAACTAAGCCTTGCTCTGATTTATATCGAAGAATGTTTGTATGGGCGGATGGTACAACAAATCCATGCGATAGTGATTACAAATCTGAACTTAATGTCGGAAAATTTCCAGACCTAAATATCAGTGAACTTTGGCAGATGAGAAAATACACTAATTTAAGAGAGGCACATAAATCGGGTAACCGACAACTAGTTCATCCATGTAAGGGTTGTGCAGTAGTTTGA